In Sphingomonas sp. M1-B02, the sequence TCGCCACGCTCGCGCCGGTGCGGAACGACAGATAGCGGATGAGGTTCAGGACACCCGGAAAGCCCAGTTGCTCGGCGATCAGGTAGAGCATGTTCGAAGTGTCCCAAGCGCGGCGACGACCGCGGAAAGCCGCACGCCGTTCGATCCCTTTACGAGCACGGCGTCGCCCGGCGCCAGTATCGATTCGAGGCGCGCCAAGGCAGTGTCTGCGTCGGCCACATGGACGAAATCGATCCGCCCCTCAAGCGCTTCGGCCAGCGGCGCCATGTCCTGGCCGACCAGAATGGCGTAGCCGACGCCAGCCGCCTCGATCGGCCCGGAAAGCTCGGCATGAAAGGCTTGCGAATGGTCGCCCAGCTCGCGCATCTCGCCCAGTACGACGATCTTGCGACCCGGCTCCTGCGCCAGCACGTCCAGCGTCGCGCGCATCGAAGCGGGGTTGGCATTGTAGCTTTCGTCGATCACCAACGCTTCGCCTTCGGGCAGCCGCGCCAGGAACCGCGCGCCGCGCCCGGCGAGCCCGCCCATCTCGGCCAGCGCCAGCCCCGCCATCTCCAGATCGCCGCCTACGGCATCCACCGCGGCGATGATCCCCATCGCGTTCGAGACCCAGTGCGCGCCGGGCTGTGCAATCGTGAAGCTCAGCTCGCGCACGCCGAAGCGCGCCGTGACGAAAGTCCCCCCGGTACGCGTCCGCATCGCTTCAACCGCGCGATAGTCGGCGCCGTCGCCGTTGCCGAAGGTCATGATCGCGCCCGCATAGGGCTTGGCCGCTTCGATCAACCGGTCGCGATGCGGGCTGTCGAAGGGGATGATCGCGGTACCGCCGGGCTCGATCCCCTGGAAGATTTCGCCTTTAGCGTCGGCGATCGCGGCCTCGCTCTCGAAAAAGCCCATATGCGCCGGCGCGATCGTCGTCACCATCGCGACATGCGGCCGCACCAGCCGAGTCAGCGCGGCGAGTTCGCCCGCATGGTTCATCCCCATCTCGAAGACGCCGAACCGTGCGCTGCGCGGCATCCGCGCCAGGCTCAGCGGTACGCCGGTATGGTTGTTGTAGCTCTTGACCGAACGGTGCGCGGTCCCCGGCTCGGGGCGATCGAGCGCCGCGAACAATGCCTCCTTGGTCCCGGTCTTGCCCACCGATCCGGTGACGCCGATCACCTTGGCGGCGCAGCGTCCCCGCGCGGCAATTCCCAGCGCGTCGAGCGCGGCAATCGTGTCGCTAACCAGCACATGCGGATGCGCCGCGGCTTCGGAAACCACCGCCCCCGCCGCACCTTGCGCGAACGCCTGGTCGAGGAAGCGATGCCCATCGGTCGCCTCGCCCTTGAGCGCGAGGAACAGGTCCCCGGGCCCGACTTCGCGCGAATCGAAGGTGACGCCGGAAACGTCGAACGGAGCCGAAGCGGTTCCGCCGGTCGCGAGCGCGATCTCCTCGGAGGTCCAAAGCGTCGCAGCGTCCCTCACGCCGCGCACTCCCGCGCAACGCTCACATCATCGAACGGCAGCATGCGATCGCCGACGATCTGCCCCTGCTCATGCCCCTTGCCGGCGATCAGCACGATATCCTCGGCCTCGGCCATCGCCACCGCCGCGGCAATCGCATCGCGCCGCCCGCCAATCTCGGTCGCTCCAGGCGCGCCCTTCAATATCCCGGCTCGGATCAGCGCCGGGTCCTCCCCGCGCGGATTGTCGTCGGTGACGATCACCACGTCCGCGCCCGCCGCCGCTTCCTGCCCCATCAGTTCGCGCTTGCCCGGATCGCGGTCGCCGCCGGCGCCGAACACCAGGATCAGCCGCCCGCTGGTATGCGGTTTCAGCGCCGCAATCGCCGCATCGAGGGCATCGGGGGTATGCGCATAATCGACATAGACGGGCGCCCCGGTCCGCGTGATCACCGCGCGCTCCAGCCGCCCGCGCACCGGCTGCAGCCGGGCCAGGTTCGCGATCGTGGCAGGCACCTCGCCGCCCGTCGCGATCACCAGCCCCGCCGCGGTCAGCGCGTTCGCGGCCTGGTAGGCGCCGATCAGCGGCAGCATCACCTGGAAGGTTCGGCCCTCGGCCGCGATCGTCAGCCCCTGCCCGAGCAGGGTCGGATCGCGCGCGACGAGGCGCAGCGTATCGCCATGCTCGCCCACCGTCACCAACCGGTTGCCCCGCGAGCGCGCCAGATCCTCGACCCGCATCGCATTGGGGTCGTCGGCCCACACCACCGCCGCGCCGTCCATGTCGAGCACGTCGGCGAACAGCCGCAGCTTGGCATGGAAATAGGTCGCCATGTCGCCATGATAATCGAGATGGTCGCGGCTGAGATTGGTGAAGGCGGCCGCGCGGACCGGCAGCCCCTCGGTGCGATATTGCGAGAGGCCATGCGACGACGCTTCGAACGCAACATGCGTCACCCCCTCGCGCGCCAGCCCCGCTACATTCGCCAGGAAGGTCACCGCGTCGGGCGTGGTCAGCCCGGTGCTCACCGTATCGTCGGCAGTCGTCACCCCCAGCGTGCCGATCGACGCGGCGTGATGCCCCGCCATCCGCCACAGCTGCCGCGTCATCTCGACGGTGGAGGTCTTGCCGTTTGTGCCCGTCACCGCCACCGCAGTGGCGGGAAAAGGCGCGAAATATTGTGCCGCCAACCGGGCGAAACACTCGCGTGGATTGTCGTGCGCGATATGCACCGCACCCTCGACCAACGCCTCGGGCCGCGCGACCACGGCGATCGCGCCGGCCTGCACCGCGGCGGGGATATAGTCCTCGCCATTGACCTGCAGCCCCTGGAACGCGCCGAACACCGTTCCCGGCGCCACCTTGCGATTGTCGATCGCGAACCCGGTGACGATGGCGGTCTCGTCACCGCCCGTCAGCGCGCCCAGCTTCATCGATCGGAGGCCACGACGCCGTGCGGGCCGGTCCAGATAAGGCGCTTCAGTTCGGAAAGGTCGACGTCGCGCGATGAGTCGGGGATCACCCCGAGCAGCGGACCGGTGCGCATCACGACGCGACTGACCACCGGCGCGGCGGTCCAGCCTGCGGTCCGCTGGCCAGCGGACTGGGCGTTGCCAATGGGCGAATCGAGCATAGCGATCACCACATAGCGCGGTGCGTCCATCGGGAAAGCCGCCGCGAAGGTCGAGACGTTCATGTTCGCCGAATATCCGCCCTTGCCTGGGCGCTCGGCGGTGCCGGTCTTGCCGCCCACGCGAAAGCCCGGCGCGTCGGCCTTCTTGCCGGTGCCGTCGGTGACGATCAGGCGCAGCAACTGGCGCATCCGCGCGCTGGTCGATTCGCTGAAGACGCGCGTGCCGGTCGGTGTCTTGTCCACCTTCAGCATCGTCGCCGGGCGGTGGATGCCGCCGTTGATCATCGCCGCATAGGCGGTCGCCAGCTGGAGCGGCGTGATTGCGATGCCATGGCCATAAGCGGTCGTCATCGTCGTCAACCGGCCCCAATGGCTCGGCCACAAGGTACCCGCTTTCTCGATCTCGACCTCGGGCGCCGCGTCGAAGCCCAGGCGGCGGAACAGGGCCTCCATAGGCGCCTGACCCATCAGGTCCGCGATCCGCGCAGTCGCGATGTTCGACGAATAGATAAGCGTCTCGGGAATATTTAGGAACCGGCGCTGGGGATGATCGTCGCTGATCGAGAAGCGCCCGATCCGGATCGGCGCCGTGGCGTCGAAACGCCGCGCCATCGACGTGACCGTGCCGCTGTCGATCGCCGCCGCCATTGCCAGCGGCTTGAAGGTCGAGCCCAGCTCGTAGCGCGCCTGCGTCACATTGTTGCGCGGCACTTCGCCCTGGATCGCGTTCGGGTTGAAGCTGGGAAGCGACACCATCGCCATCACTTCGCCGGTGCGCACGTCCAGGATCACCCCGGCAGCCCCCGCCGCTTGAAACGACGCCATTGCCGAGCCCAGCTCATTTTCGAGCGCCGCCTGCACGCGCAGGTCGAGCGACAGCGGCACCGGCTGTCCGCGCCGCGCCGGATCGGTCAGCTGCGCGTCGAGCACCCGCTCCATGCCATATTTGCCGTGGCCGGTGACGTCGAGGAAGCCGAGCACATGCGCCGCCAGCGCCGACTGCGGATAGAGCCGATCGGGCTCGCGCTGGAATTCGATCGCCGGCTCGCCCAGCGCATTCACTGCATTGACCAGCTCGGGCATCGCCCGGCGCTTCAGATAGCCGAAATTGCCTCCCGAGTTAAGCATCGCATAATAATGGCCTGCGCTCTGTTCGGGGATGAGGGCGGCGAGCTTCTGCGCCAGCGCAGTCTTGTCGCCGATCACCTGGTTGGGGTGCACCGCGATCGCCCAGGCGTCGATCGATCGCGCGAGCGGCGCGCCGTGCCGATCGACGATGTCGCCGCGTGGCGGCAGCAGCACGGCGTTCAGGTTGCGCGCCGTCGCCGGCTCGGCCCACAGCGCGAGCAGCGCCAGCTTGCCGACCAGCACCAGCGTGCCGAATCCGAACAACAGGCTCAGGATCATCAGCCGCACCTGCGCAACGGCGACGAGCGCCTGCCGGGCGCCGCCCGAACGGCGCGATCGCGCCGGCGGGGCCACCACCAGGATCAACGGAGTGCCAGCTGCTCGCGCTTCGCCAATTTTTGCAGGTCGCTCATCGTTGAGGCGCTCAGCACGCCATCGCCGACCATCGCCACCGCGCGCTTGTCGGCCCGCTTCATCAGCTTGCGCAATTCCTTGTCCTGCCGGGCGGCGACCGCCGCGCCCGGGTCGCGCGAGGCAGTCTGCACGGCAGGCTTGGCCGGAGCCGCCTCAACCGCAGCCGTCTGGACCGCAGGAGCCGGAGCGACCGGCGCGGCAACGGGAACCCCTGCCGGCACCACCAGCGACGCCATCTGGATCTCGGCGTCGGCGCCGGGCGCGCCGAGGCTCGCCAGCGCCAGCTCGTTCGCCAGATATTGCTGCGGCGACGGTGCGGCGAGCGCCAGCACTTCGCCATTCCAACGCTCGAGCTGGGCCATGTTGGCGCGCGTGTTGAATTCGGTCTCCAGCGCGCGGATATCGCGCTGCGCCTGGACGATCGCCGCCTTCGTCGCGTTCAGCTTCGCCTGTTCGGCGGCGCCGTTCGAGTTCACCAGATAACAGGCCGGCGCGACCACGACGCCGCACAGGAACCAGCCCAGCCCCTTGAATCCTTGCACTGCCATCAGTTCACTCCCTCACTCGACCAGGCAGAAGCGGCGGTGCGCCGCGCCACCCGAAGCGTCGCTGAACGTGCGCGCGGGTTACGGTTGATCTCCGCTTCGCCAGGCTTCACGGCCTTGGCGGGCGGTTCGAAACTAGGTTCAGCCCGGGGGCCGATAGTAGGGCGGTGCCGCGAGCCGGCCGGCTCGCTGCCGCTGCGCTCGCGGAAGAAGCGCTTCACAATGCGGTCCTCGAGACTGTGGAACGTAACCACCGCCAGCCTTCCGCCAGGCTTAAGGACGCGCTCAGCCGCTGCCAGCCCTTCCGACAGCTCGTCGAGCTCCCGGTTGAGATGGATTCGGATCGCCTGGAAGGTCCGAGTCGCCGGGTCCTTCTTCTCGTGCGCCTTATGATTTAACGCTTTCCTAACCACGTTCGCGAGTTCGGTCGTCCGCTTAAGGGGTCGTGCGGAGACGATCGCCCGCGCCACCCGCCGCGAACGCGGTTCTTCGCCATATTGGAAGAGTATATCGGCGATCTCTTCCTCCTCGGCGCTGTTCAGCCATTCCTCGGCGGTAACCCCCGACTGGCTCATCCGCATGTCGAGCGGACCGTCCTGCTGGAACGAAAAGCCGCGGTCGGCCTGGTCGAGCTGCATCGACGACACGCCGATATCCATCGTGACGCCGTCGACCGGGACCAGGTCGCGCTGCGCCAGCTCGCTTTCCATCGCGCTGAACGGCGCTTCGATCAGGATCAGCCGTCCGTCGGACGCGGCGACGAGGGTTCGGCCGCTTTCGATCGCGAACGAGTCGCGATCGAAAGCGGCCACCTCGGCACCCCGCGCGAGGATGGCGCTGGTATATCCGCCCGCACCGAAGGTCGCGTCGACATGGCGCTCGCCGGGCAGAATCGCGAGCCCATCGATCACTTCGTCGAGCAAGACGGGGATATGCGGGGCGTCGCTCACAGCTTCACCCCCTTCGAATGGCAGAGAAATTCGCAGATTTCGCGCAGGCCCGGATCGGCGCGATCGTCCTTCAGCAGCACTTCGGGCGCCCAGATGTCGAACGTCTCGCCATTGCCGTTGAAGAAGGCCCATTTCTGGATGCCCGCCTTCATCTTGAAGAAAGGCGGAATCACGAAGCGCCCCGAATCGTCAAACGGCGCCTTCTCGACCTGGCCGAAGGCGCGGCGCTTGGCGCTGCGATCGGCCTCGTCGCCGCGATCGACCGCGATCTGCTCGCGGCGATCGATCCGCTCATATTTTTCCTTGGACCAACTGAGATCATGCGCGGAGAGGCAGCCATCCTCGGCGCGGTATCCCACGACGATCTGGCGGATGTCCGAATTGCGCTCGGCGGCGGCGCGGAGGTCGGCGGGAATGGCGACGCGACCCTTCAGGTCCACCGCCTGGAGCGCAAATCCCTCGAAGAGCTCCCTGTCCGCCAATTGCCCCAATCCCCTTTGGGCACATCTTCCCCGTCTCCGGAATCGCGGTTTCCCTGCCGCAAAAACCGGCCTTGAATCGACGGTGGAAGGGTGAGTGCCCCCTTAAGGATCGCGTTTAATCATAGATGCCGTGGGGACACAACGGGTGAAATGGGGATTTCACGGGAAAAACCCCCACTTTCACTACTTGCTCGGCGATGTTTTGCATATGCTTATGCTTTGTTCTCGCTCTGTTTCGACGCGCGCAGGCTGAAGCGCACATCCCGACGAAGATGTTCGAAATAGATGCAGGCGCGGACGAATGGCCGCGCGGAGCGAAGCGTTGCGCCCGAGGAGGGGCCTTAGCGCGGCGTCGCGCTTCCCGAACCCTCGTCGACGGGGGTATTCGTCGACGAGGTGCTGGGTGCCACCCCAAGCGCCGCGAGCGGTTCGTCCTTCGCTTTGGCGCGGACGGCATCTTCCTCGGTCATGTTGGCGACGACGGTGGCGTTGGAGGCGCCGATCGCAGTGACGGGCGCGTCGCGATTGGCCGACGAAAAGATCAGGCTCGCGAGCCCGATGAGCACCAGTACCATCGCCAGCCCCGTCATGCCGACGCGAACTCGCTGGATGGCCTGGGCAGAGTCCTGATGCGATCCCGACTTCATACCTGTGATATAAATGTAACGGCGAAATCGCGCCTTGTCGAGCCGAGCCATCAGCCCGCCTCGCTTGGCTCCGGAACCGACAGGCCCTTGGCGCGCAACCAATCGGCATTGTAGAGCGTCGAGAGGTAGCGAAATCCAGTGTCGCACAGGATCGTGACGATCCGCTTGCCCGGCCCCAATTGCTGCGCGAGCCGAACCGCGCCGGCGACATTGATCCCCGACGACAGCCCCAGGCACAACCCCTCTTCGGAGAGCAACCGCCGGACCCATTCCAGCCCTTCCTCGTCGGAAATGCGGAACTGGGTGTCCACCGGCGCGCCTTCGAGATTGCCGGTGATCCGCCCCTGCCCGATCCCTTCGGCGACCGACGACCCTTCGCTCTTGAGCTCGCCATGCGCATAATAATCATAGAGCGCGGCGCCATAGGGATCGCTCAGCGCAATGCAGACATTCTCGTCCTTGGCCTTGAGCCCCAGCCCGACGCCCGCCAGCGTTCCGCCGGTGCCCACCGCGCAGGTGAAGCCGTCGATCCGCCCGTCCATCTGGCTCCATATCTCCTCGGCGGTGCCAACGATATGCGCGCGGCGATTGGCGATATTGTCGAACTGGTTCGCCCAGATCGCGTTCGGCGTCTCCTCGGCGATCCGCCGCGAGGTGTGCACGAAATGGCCGGGGTTCGAATAGGGTGCCGCCGGCACCAGGATCAGCTCGGCGCCCAGCGCGCGCAGCGTGTCCATCTTCTCGCGGCTCTGGGTCTCGGGCATGACGATGATCGTCTTGTAACCCTTGGCATTGGCGACCAGCGCCATGCCGATGCCCGTGTTGCCCGCGGTCCCCTCGACGATCGTGCCACCGGGCGCGATCAGCCCACGCTCCTCGGCGTCGAGCAGGATGAACAAGGCCGCCCGGTCCTTCACCGACGCCCCCGGATTGGCAAATTCGCACTTGCCGTAAATATCGCAGCCGGTCGCCTCGCTCGGCCCCTTCAGGCGCACCAGCGGGGTGTTGCCGATCAGGCCCAGCGTATCGGATGTCACATGCATCGCCCTAGATAGGGGTGCCCGCCCGCGCATCGCAAGCAAGCGATGCTGTCAGGCTTGGGAGCCGCGCTTGTAGAGACCCTCTCTACGAGCGCGCCCAGCTTGCGCGGCACTTTCATTGCTGATCCAAAGCACCCGACGGCAATCGTGCCGTCGTCGGAGCAAAGGAGACGTATGAATGTAGCAGAGCTGTGCGCGATCCTTGTTGCGATGTGCGCCTTCGCGGCCTTGATTCT encodes:
- a CDS encoding UDP-N-acetylmuramoyl-tripeptide--D-alanyl-D-alanine ligase — protein: MRDAATLWTSEEIALATGGTASAPFDVSGVTFDSREVGPGDLFLALKGEATDGHRFLDQAFAQGAAGAVVSEAAAHPHVLVSDTIAALDALGIAARGRCAAKVIGVTGSVGKTGTKEALFAALDRPEPGTAHRSVKSYNNHTGVPLSLARMPRSARFGVFEMGMNHAGELAALTRLVRPHVAMVTTIAPAHMGFFESEAAIADAKGEIFQGIEPGGTAIIPFDSPHRDRLIEAAKPYAGAIMTFGNGDGADYRAVEAMRTRTGGTFVTARFGVRELSFTIAQPGAHWVSNAMGIIAAVDAVGGDLEMAGLALAEMGGLAGRGARFLARLPEGEALVIDESYNANPASMRATLDVLAQEPGRKIVVLGEMRELGDHSQAFHAELSGPIEAAGVGYAILVGQDMAPLAEALEGRIDFVHVADADTALARLESILAPGDAVLVKGSNGVRLSAVVAALGTLRTCST
- a CDS encoding UDP-N-acetylmuramoyl-L-alanyl-D-glutamate--2,6-diaminopimelate ligase, with the translated sequence MKLGALTGGDETAIVTGFAIDNRKVAPGTVFGAFQGLQVNGEDYIPAAVQAGAIAVVARPEALVEGAVHIAHDNPRECFARLAAQYFAPFPATAVAVTGTNGKTSTVEMTRQLWRMAGHHAASIGTLGVTTADDTVSTGLTTPDAVTFLANVAGLAREGVTHVAFEASSHGLSQYRTEGLPVRAAAFTNLSRDHLDYHGDMATYFHAKLRLFADVLDMDGAAVVWADDPNAMRVEDLARSRGNRLVTVGEHGDTLRLVARDPTLLGQGLTIAAEGRTFQVMLPLIGAYQAANALTAAGLVIATGGEVPATIANLARLQPVRGRLERAVITRTGAPVYVDYAHTPDALDAAIAALKPHTSGRLILVFGAGGDRDPGKRELMGQEAAAGADVVIVTDDNPRGEDPALIRAGILKGAPGATEIGGRRDAIAAAVAMAEAEDIVLIAGKGHEQGQIVGDRMLPFDDVSVARECAA
- a CDS encoding peptidoglycan D,D-transpeptidase FtsI family protein, whose translation is MILVVAPPARSRRSGGARQALVAVAQVRLMILSLLFGFGTLVLVGKLALLALWAEPATARNLNAVLLPPRGDIVDRHGAPLARSIDAWAIAVHPNQVIGDKTALAQKLAALIPEQSAGHYYAMLNSGGNFGYLKRRAMPELVNAVNALGEPAIEFQREPDRLYPQSALAAHVLGFLDVTGHGKYGMERVLDAQLTDPARRGQPVPLSLDLRVQAALENELGSAMASFQAAGAAGVILDVRTGEVMAMVSLPSFNPNAIQGEVPRNNVTQARYELGSTFKPLAMAAAIDSGTVTSMARRFDATAPIRIGRFSISDDHPQRRFLNIPETLIYSSNIATARIADLMGQAPMEALFRRLGFDAAPEVEIEKAGTLWPSHWGRLTTMTTAYGHGIAITPLQLATAYAAMINGGIHRPATMLKVDKTPTGTRVFSESTSARMRQLLRLIVTDGTGKKADAPGFRVGGKTGTAERPGKGGYSANMNVSTFAAAFPMDAPRYVVIAMLDSPIGNAQSAGQRTAGWTAAPVVSRVVMRTGPLLGVIPDSSRDVDLSELKRLIWTGPHGVVASDR
- the rsmH gene encoding 16S rRNA (cytosine(1402)-N(4))-methyltransferase RsmH; translated protein: MSDAPHIPVLLDEVIDGLAILPGERHVDATFGAGGYTSAILARGAEVAAFDRDSFAIESGRTLVAASDGRLILIEAPFSAMESELAQRDLVPVDGVTMDIGVSSMQLDQADRGFSFQQDGPLDMRMSQSGVTAEEWLNSAEEEEIADILFQYGEEPRSRRVARAIVSARPLKRTTELANVVRKALNHKAHEKKDPATRTFQAIRIHLNRELDELSEGLAAAERVLKPGGRLAVVTFHSLEDRIVKRFFRERSGSEPAGSRHRPTIGPRAEPSFEPPAKAVKPGEAEINRNPRARSATLRVARRTAASAWSSEGVN
- a CDS encoding division/cell wall cluster transcriptional repressor MraZ, which encodes MADRELFEGFALQAVDLKGRVAIPADLRAAAERNSDIRQIVVGYRAEDGCLSAHDLSWSKEKYERIDRREQIAVDRGDEADRSAKRRAFGQVEKAPFDDSGRFVIPPFFKMKAGIQKWAFFNGNGETFDIWAPEVLLKDDRADPGLREICEFLCHSKGVKL
- a CDS encoding cysteine synthase A, giving the protein MHVTSDTLGLIGNTPLVRLKGPSEATGCDIYGKCEFANPGASVKDRAALFILLDAEERGLIAPGGTIVEGTAGNTGIGMALVANAKGYKTIIVMPETQSREKMDTLRALGAELILVPAAPYSNPGHFVHTSRRIAEETPNAIWANQFDNIANRRAHIVGTAEEIWSQMDGRIDGFTCAVGTGGTLAGVGLGLKAKDENVCIALSDPYGAALYDYYAHGELKSEGSSVAEGIGQGRITGNLEGAPVDTQFRISDEEGLEWVRRLLSEEGLCLGLSSGINVAGAVRLAQQLGPGKRIVTILCDTGFRYLSTLYNADWLRAKGLSVPEPSEAG